From one Catenuloplanes nepalensis genomic stretch:
- a CDS encoding DegT/DnrJ/EryC1/StrS family aminotransferase, which yields MLPYGRQSVDDDDIAAVTAALRGDFLTTGPTVGAFEAALTANLGGTGCVAVTSGTAALHTAYAAIGVRPGDEVITTPITFAATAATAALHGATIVFADVEEETANLDAAAVDAAVTTRTRAVTAVDYAGHPAEYEALTKVARRADATLIGDAAHSIGSVYRGVPVGSLADVTTLSFFPTKNLTTGEGGAVAARDPAVLGRARRFANQGMVRDRELLRTPDEGGWHQEVHSFGLNYRLPDVLCALGLSQLRRLGQFKAARARLAARYNEMLADVPGLGLPVQRAWTDPMWHLYPVRIADGRRREVYDRMRAAGIGVQVNYLPVHLHPVFADLGYRRGMCPVAERFYGEQLSLPLFTDLTDADQERAVEALRAVLG from the coding sequence ATGCTCCCCTACGGACGCCAGTCCGTCGACGACGACGACATCGCGGCGGTCACGGCCGCGCTCCGGGGTGACTTCCTCACCACCGGGCCGACGGTCGGCGCGTTCGAGGCGGCGCTGACCGCGAACCTCGGCGGCACCGGCTGCGTGGCGGTCACGTCCGGCACGGCGGCGCTGCACACGGCGTACGCGGCGATCGGGGTCCGGCCCGGCGACGAGGTGATCACCACGCCGATCACGTTCGCGGCCACCGCGGCCACGGCCGCGCTGCACGGCGCCACGATCGTCTTCGCGGACGTGGAGGAGGAGACCGCGAACCTGGACGCGGCCGCGGTCGACGCCGCGGTCACCACCCGGACCAGGGCGGTCACCGCGGTCGACTACGCCGGCCACCCGGCGGAGTACGAGGCGCTGACCAAGGTGGCCCGGCGCGCGGACGCGACGCTGATCGGCGACGCGGCGCACTCGATCGGCTCGGTCTACCGCGGCGTGCCGGTCGGCTCGCTGGCGGACGTCACCACGCTGTCGTTCTTCCCGACCAAGAACCTGACCACCGGCGAGGGCGGCGCGGTCGCGGCGCGCGATCCGGCGGTGCTGGGCCGAGCCCGGCGCTTCGCCAACCAGGGCATGGTCCGCGACCGGGAGCTGCTGCGCACGCCGGACGAGGGCGGCTGGCACCAGGAGGTGCACTCGTTCGGCCTGAACTACCGGCTGCCGGACGTGCTCTGCGCGCTCGGCCTCAGCCAGCTCCGCCGCCTCGGCCAGTTCAAGGCCGCGCGCGCCCGGCTGGCCGCCCGCTACAACGAGATGCTGGCGGACGTACCCGGGCTGGGTCTTCCGGTGCAGCGCGCCTGGACCGACCCGATGTGGCACCTCTACCCGGTGCGGATCGCGGACGGCCGGCGGCGCGAGGTCTACGACCGGATGCGGGCCGCCGGGATCGGCGTGCAGGTCAACTACCTGCCGGTGCACCTGCACCCGGTCTTCGCCGACCTCGGCTACCGGCGCGGGATGTGCCCGGTCGCGGAACGGTTCTACGGCGAGCAGCTGTCGCTGCCGCTCTTCACCGACCTCACGGACGCCGACCAGGAGCGGGCCGTCGAGGCGCTGCGGGCCGTCCTGGGCTGA
- a CDS encoding GNAT family N-acetyltransferase, translating to MSPVPTVKLRPATDDDRDLVLRWRNHEVVRQASFTTHVIAPDEHAAWWSRVAADDSRHVLIACADDVPVGVVILNEAEPGTETGGGADWSFYLDVDGLEARRALLPTWIATEIATLDHAFGPAGYAELRGEALARNSAVVKLHERFGFTVTGEYQREVDGETETVLRYALTAAAYRKEGTA from the coding sequence GTGAGTCCCGTTCCCACCGTGAAGCTGCGCCCGGCGACCGACGACGACCGGGACCTGGTGCTGCGCTGGCGCAACCACGAGGTGGTCCGGCAGGCCAGCTTCACCACGCACGTGATCGCGCCGGACGAGCACGCCGCCTGGTGGTCGCGCGTCGCCGCGGACGACTCCCGGCACGTGCTGATCGCCTGCGCCGACGACGTGCCGGTCGGCGTGGTCATCCTCAACGAGGCCGAACCCGGGACCGAAACCGGCGGCGGTGCGGACTGGAGCTTCTACCTGGACGTGGACGGGCTGGAGGCGCGCCGCGCGCTGCTGCCCACCTGGATCGCCACCGAGATCGCCACGCTGGACCACGCGTTCGGGCCCGCCGGGTACGCCGAGCTGCGCGGCGAGGCGCTGGCGAGGAACTCGGCCGTGGTCAAGCTGCACGAACGCTTCGGTTTCACCGTCACCGGCGAGTACCAGCGCGAGGTGGACGGCGAGACCGAGACGGTCCTGCGCTACGCGCTCACGGCCGCCGCCTATCGAAAGGAAGGGACCGCATGA
- the pseI gene encoding pseudaminic acid synthase, producing MTDRQTRIDHQYVGTAHPPFVIAEMSGNHNGDLQRALRIVDAIADAGASALKIQTYRADTLTIDVDGPRFRISDGHELWGGENLYRLYERAHTPWEWHEPIFDRARERGLIAFSSPFDPTAVDLLEKLNAPAYKIASSELVDLPLIRLAASTGKPLIMSTGMANVAEIDAAVRAARGAGCANPILLSCTATYPAPVEAANLRRIPVLADAFGTIAGLSDHTPGIGVAVASVALGAAVIEKHVTLSRAEGGVDAEFSLEPAELAALVVEARRAHAALGSPRIGADQSEEEGLRYRRSLYVVEDVAAGDTVTRDNVRSIRPAGGLPPGDIDLVLGRVFRSAYPKGTPLTWDIV from the coding sequence ATGACGGACCGCCAGACCCGCATCGATCACCAGTACGTCGGTACGGCCCACCCGCCGTTCGTCATCGCCGAGATGTCCGGCAACCACAACGGGGATCTGCAGCGCGCGCTGCGGATCGTGGACGCGATCGCGGACGCCGGCGCCAGCGCGCTGAAGATCCAGACGTACCGCGCGGACACGCTCACCATCGACGTGGACGGCCCGCGCTTCCGGATCAGCGACGGCCACGAGCTGTGGGGCGGCGAGAACCTCTACCGGTTGTACGAGCGCGCGCACACGCCCTGGGAGTGGCACGAGCCGATCTTCGACCGGGCCCGGGAGCGCGGGCTGATCGCGTTCTCCAGTCCGTTCGACCCGACCGCGGTCGACCTGCTGGAGAAGCTGAACGCGCCGGCGTACAAGATCGCCTCGTCCGAGCTGGTGGACCTGCCGCTGATCCGGCTGGCCGCGTCCACCGGCAAGCCGCTGATCATGTCGACCGGCATGGCGAACGTGGCGGAGATCGACGCCGCGGTCCGGGCCGCGCGCGGCGCCGGCTGCGCGAACCCGATCCTGCTCTCCTGCACCGCCACCTACCCGGCGCCGGTCGAGGCCGCGAACCTGCGCCGGATCCCGGTGCTGGCGGACGCGTTCGGCACGATCGCCGGCCTCTCCGACCACACGCCCGGCATCGGCGTGGCGGTCGCGTCCGTCGCGCTCGGCGCCGCCGTGATCGAGAAGCACGTGACGCTGTCCCGTGCCGAGGGCGGCGTGGACGCGGAGTTCTCGCTGGAGCCGGCCGAGCTGGCCGCGCTGGTGGTCGAGGCGCGGCGCGCGCACGCGGCGCTGGGCTCGCCACGGATCGGCGCGGACCAGTCCGAGGAGGAGGGCCTGCGCTACCGGCGGTCGCTCTACGTGGTCGAGGACGTGGCGGCCGGGGACACCGTCACCCGGGACAACGTGCGCTCCATCCGGCCGGCCGGCGGCCTCCCACCCGGCGACATCGACCTGGTGCTGGGCCGCGTGTTCCGCTCCGCCTACCCGAAGGGGACGCCGCTGACCTGGGACATCGTCTGA
- a CDS encoding GH12 family glycosyl hydrolase domain-containing protein: MLRTARLAVGALVVALTLTVAAPAHAAVWSSTDRWGTWTNGGYTLYNNIWGNGYGAQTIWADSYSSWGVWANHPNTGGIKSYPNATKWVGKKVSALGTTTSSFNVTVPTSGVAFTTAYDIWSSDNAHEIMLWMNKYGAVGPLGTLQTTQSVGGHTWQIYRGSNGANNVYSFVRTGNTSSGTVDIRAIAQWLRTNGWWGDVTVGNVQFGYEITSSAGGRDFVTNSFSVTAN, from the coding sequence GTGCTGCGTACCGCACGTCTCGCCGTCGGCGCGCTCGTCGTCGCGCTGACGCTCACCGTCGCCGCTCCCGCCCACGCCGCGGTCTGGTCGTCCACCGACCGCTGGGGCACATGGACCAACGGCGGCTACACGCTCTACAACAACATCTGGGGCAACGGGTACGGCGCTCAGACCATCTGGGCCGACTCGTACAGCAGCTGGGGGGTCTGGGCGAACCACCCGAACACCGGCGGCATCAAGTCCTACCCGAACGCCACGAAGTGGGTCGGCAAGAAGGTCAGCGCGCTGGGCACCACCACGAGCAGCTTCAACGTCACGGTGCCCACCAGCGGCGTCGCGTTCACCACGGCGTACGACATCTGGTCCTCGGACAACGCCCACGAGATCATGCTGTGGATGAACAAGTACGGCGCGGTCGGCCCGCTCGGCACGCTGCAGACCACGCAGAGCGTCGGCGGCCACACCTGGCAGATCTACCGCGGGTCGAACGGCGCGAACAACGTCTACTCGTTCGTCCGCACCGGCAACACCAGCTCCGGCACGGTGGACATCCGGGCGATCGCGCAGTGGCTGCGCACGAACGGCTGGTGGGGCGACGTGACCGTGGGCAACGTCCAGTTCGGTTACGAGATCACCAGCTCGGCCGGCGGCAGGGACTTCGTCACGAACTCCTTCTCGGTCACCGCGAACTGA
- a CDS encoding SGNH/GDSL hydrolase family protein, with the protein MSVALLATVGFGAPAQAAAAPPTVDYVALGDSYAAGVGAGAPLDPCRNSAGAYPRLWTGTDAKQVRLTVATCSGGKTSDVLAAAAAVTGETDLVSITAGANDLGVTGAFVACMTPGRETDCAAAQAAITTALQTTLPAAVGTVLTTVKEKAPKAKVVLTGYPQPFSPTGTCAGADIPAEIRALGNRVMGGLNAVLAAQAKLAGVAYVNVEDAFAGHEICSAAPWVVGFEGQSDGTILHPNLAGQTEGYLPPFTEAVGTPRDVAQWIAERDAPASPAPSGTASPAPSATTSAVAAPPKNDVPTLPITGPDVVLTVLAGVALVAVGSTAVLLARRAR; encoded by the coding sequence GTGTCGGTCGCGCTCCTGGCCACGGTGGGGTTCGGCGCGCCGGCTCAGGCCGCCGCCGCACCGCCCACGGTGGACTACGTGGCGCTCGGTGACTCGTACGCGGCGGGTGTGGGCGCCGGGGCGCCGCTCGACCCCTGCCGGAACTCGGCGGGCGCCTACCCCCGCCTGTGGACCGGCACGGACGCGAAGCAGGTCCGGCTGACGGTCGCCACCTGCAGCGGCGGCAAGACCTCCGACGTGCTCGCCGCGGCCGCCGCGGTGACCGGTGAGACCGATCTGGTCAGCATCACGGCCGGCGCCAACGACCTGGGCGTGACCGGCGCGTTCGTGGCGTGCATGACGCCGGGCCGGGAGACGGACTGCGCGGCGGCGCAGGCCGCGATCACGACCGCACTGCAGACCACGCTGCCGGCCGCGGTCGGCACCGTGCTGACCACGGTCAAGGAGAAGGCGCCGAAGGCGAAGGTCGTGCTCACCGGCTACCCGCAGCCGTTCTCGCCGACCGGCACCTGCGCCGGCGCCGACATCCCGGCGGAGATCCGGGCACTGGGCAACCGCGTGATGGGCGGGCTGAACGCGGTGCTGGCCGCGCAGGCGAAGCTGGCCGGTGTGGCCTACGTGAACGTCGAGGACGCGTTCGCCGGTCATGAGATCTGCTCGGCCGCGCCGTGGGTGGTCGGCTTCGAGGGCCAGTCCGACGGCACCATCCTGCACCCGAACCTGGCCGGCCAGACCGAGGGCTACCTGCCGCCGTTCACCGAGGCGGTCGGCACGCCGCGGGACGTGGCGCAGTGGATCGCCGAGCGGGACGCGCCGGCCTCGCCGGCACCGTCCGGCACCGCGTCGCCGGCACCGTCGGCGACCACCTCCGCGGTCGCGGCACCGCCGAAGAACGACGTGCCCACGCTGCCGATCACCGGCCCGGACGTGGTGCTGACCGTGCTCGCGGGCGTGGCGCTGGTCGCCGTCGGCTCGACGGCCGTCCTGCTGGCGCGGCGCGCGCGGTAG
- a CDS encoding fibronectin type III domain-containing protein: protein MAFAGALSTTLLAAPAAAALAAPTGVTVTPKQESVWVTWNAIPGATVHHYIATATDTDGDTATCNVTTTSCLIGGLEPRKTVSVTVAGYETAEETSKGTSASASTTATPGPPDKPTWTMGYPTVTGSGKVDLSWTAAAGAASYTVTTTPGSPGCATSGTTCVIEGLDPAKSYKFWVNAIGGGDTGITSSTASGAITPGRPGAPLDVIVNATTDVTGGPPGTHDGEVMWTPATAGGPVVDYTVTVAETTADLLTTDPVYSCGNVTTSCPVTGLVDGKQYTVRVVANNSVGGSDAAATTYYGGSPSMPVISAPELMTGTAILLKWTAPANNPTAQKGSPTPVYSVEASPSVKSVTDTCQNITTMSCGITGLEAGRSYKFKVKALGGIIGATTTSYTDSYDVVGRPAAPTGVKVEPVDTDTVKVTWALPTGNQVPVHSLRVYNSADGDISADCNKLTGVTATSTECEFDIIGAPGTRSYWVRALSVDTDYYSDSEKVTSATGAPGIPYLAGATPSGPGAVKVSFRRPSDLGAGIASYTVTSAPDGKTCTAAYVSTDDVVSCTVNGLTSGTSYTFAIKSLGVAGNDDSKTVSSSAVVAGPPGPVTDAKAEAIEGGKVKVSWKAPASTALAITSYTVKSAPAGNSCEILASATPLECTFDAPAAGTKYTIWANTAAAGSSEVTVDGPGTVPGGKPGIPADVKVTNVAQGLRVEWNGVTGATKYQAMAVAGGTSFWCAATGAENKVCTIRGLMGGTQYTVTVRAVNGAVNGDWSTGVTGTPDAALPAIVWPATSPAGGGLSSSGGYVLYRNSRTTISGYGWKPGESVWVYLYSGSSKVRVGGATAKADGTFASAIQIPANATKGGKRALAGGWDKDGKVRWQNAFITVK, encoded by the coding sequence GTGGCCTTCGCGGGTGCTCTCTCTACAACCCTGCTGGCGGCCCCGGCCGCCGCGGCGCTGGCCGCCCCGACCGGGGTGACCGTCACGCCGAAGCAGGAGTCGGTCTGGGTCACGTGGAACGCGATCCCGGGCGCGACGGTCCACCACTACATCGCCACCGCGACGGACACCGACGGTGACACGGCCACCTGTAACGTAACCACGACCAGCTGCCTCATCGGTGGCCTCGAGCCCCGCAAGACGGTCTCCGTGACGGTCGCCGGTTACGAGACCGCCGAGGAGACGTCGAAGGGCACCTCGGCGAGCGCCTCCACCACGGCGACGCCCGGCCCGCCGGACAAGCCGACCTGGACCATGGGTTACCCGACGGTCACCGGCTCCGGCAAGGTGGACCTGTCGTGGACCGCCGCGGCCGGTGCGGCGTCCTACACGGTGACCACCACGCCGGGAAGCCCCGGCTGCGCCACCTCGGGCACGACGTGCGTGATCGAGGGTCTCGACCCGGCCAAGTCGTACAAGTTCTGGGTCAACGCGATCGGTGGCGGTGACACCGGCATCACGTCCTCAACCGCGTCCGGCGCCATCACGCCGGGCCGGCCGGGTGCGCCGCTCGACGTGATCGTGAACGCGACCACGGACGTGACCGGTGGCCCGCCCGGAACGCACGACGGCGAGGTCATGTGGACGCCCGCCACCGCGGGCGGACCGGTGGTGGACTACACCGTCACGGTCGCCGAGACCACGGCGGACCTGCTCACGACCGACCCGGTCTACTCGTGCGGCAACGTGACGACCAGTTGCCCGGTGACCGGCCTCGTGGACGGTAAGCAGTACACCGTGCGCGTCGTCGCGAACAACTCGGTCGGCGGCTCGGACGCGGCGGCCACCACCTACTACGGTGGCTCGCCGTCGATGCCCGTCATCTCGGCTCCCGAGCTGATGACCGGCACCGCGATCCTGCTGAAGTGGACCGCGCCGGCCAACAACCCGACCGCGCAGAAGGGCTCGCCGACGCCGGTGTACTCGGTGGAGGCGTCGCCGAGCGTCAAGTCGGTGACCGACACCTGCCAGAACATCACGACGATGAGCTGTGGCATCACCGGTCTCGAGGCCGGCCGGAGCTACAAGTTCAAGGTCAAGGCGCTGGGTGGCATCATCGGTGCGACCACCACGTCCTACACCGACTCCTACGACGTGGTCGGCCGTCCGGCCGCCCCGACCGGGGTCAAGGTCGAGCCGGTCGACACCGACACGGTGAAGGTCACCTGGGCGCTGCCGACCGGCAACCAGGTGCCGGTGCACTCGCTGCGCGTGTACAACAGCGCGGACGGCGACATCTCGGCCGACTGCAACAAGTTGACCGGTGTGACCGCCACGTCGACCGAGTGTGAGTTCGACATCATCGGTGCGCCGGGTACCCGCTCCTACTGGGTGCGCGCGCTCTCCGTCGACACGGACTACTACTCGGACAGCGAGAAGGTCACCTCGGCGACCGGTGCTCCGGGCATCCCGTACCTGGCCGGCGCCACGCCGTCCGGTCCGGGTGCGGTCAAGGTCAGCTTCCGCCGGCCGTCCGACCTGGGCGCGGGCATCGCGTCCTACACGGTCACCTCGGCGCCGGACGGCAAGACCTGCACCGCCGCCTACGTCTCCACGGACGACGTGGTCAGCTGCACCGTCAACGGTCTGACCAGTGGCACCAGCTACACGTTCGCCATCAAGTCGCTGGGTGTCGCCGGTAACGACGACTCCAAGACCGTGAGCAGCAGCGCCGTGGTCGCCGGTCCGCCCGGACCGGTCACCGACGCCAAGGCCGAGGCGATCGAGGGCGGCAAGGTCAAGGTCTCCTGGAAGGCGCCGGCCAGCACCGCGCTCGCCATCACCAGCTACACGGTGAAGTCGGCGCCGGCCGGCAACTCCTGCGAGATCCTGGCCTCGGCCACGCCGCTGGAGTGCACCTTCGACGCCCCGGCCGCGGGCACGAAGTACACGATCTGGGCGAACACCGCTGCCGCGGGCAGCTCCGAGGTGACCGTCGACGGTCCCGGCACGGTGCCGGGCGGCAAGCCGGGCATCCCGGCCGACGTCAAGGTCACCAACGTCGCCCAGGGCCTGCGGGTCGAGTGGAACGGCGTGACCGGTGCCACCAAGTACCAGGCGATGGCCGTCGCCGGTGGGACGTCGTTCTGGTGCGCCGCGACCGGTGCCGAGAACAAGGTCTGCACCATCCGCGGCCTGATGGGCGGCACGCAGTACACGGTCACGGTCCGCGCGGTCAACGGTGCGGTCAACGGCGACTGGTCCACGGGGGTCACCGGTACGCCGGACGCCGCCCTGCCGGCCATCGTCTGGCCGGCGACCTCGCCCGCCGGTGGCGGCCTGTCGAGCAGCGGCGGGTACGTCCTGTACCGCAACTCGCGGACCACCATCTCCGGCTACGGCTGGAAGCCGGGCGAGTCGGTCTGGGTGTACCTGTACTCGGGCAGCTCGAAGGTCCGGGTCGGCGGCGCGACCGCGAAGGCGGACGGCACGTTCGCCTCGGCCATCCAGATCCCGGCGAACGCCACCAAGGGCGGCAAGCGCGCCCTGGCCGGCGGCTGGGACAAGGACGGCAAGGTCCGCTGGCAGAACGCCTTCATCACGGTGAAGTAA